The following are encoded together in the Bradyrhizobium genosp. L genome:
- a CDS encoding alpha-D-ribose 1-methylphosphonate 5-phosphate C-P-lyase PhnJ, translated as MNAPTYNFAYLDEQTKRMIRRAILKAIAIPGYQVPFASREMPMPYGWGTGGVQVTAAILGPDDVLKVIDQGSDDTTNAISIRKFFGKTAGVATTTSTNDATVIQTRHRIPEAELHAGQVLVYQVPIPEPLRFLEPRETETRRMHALAEYGLMHVKLYEDIARFGHIATAYAYPVKVNARYVMDPSPTPKFDNPKMDNCAALQLFGAGREKRIYAIPPYTTVVSLDFEDHPFTRYRFDAPCALCGADNSYLDEIVTDDQGGRMFVCSDTDFCEQRQAAGHHGTESAAPHKEKAHA; from the coding sequence ATGAACGCGCCGACGTACAATTTCGCCTATCTCGACGAGCAGACCAAGCGGATGATCCGTCGCGCGATCCTGAAGGCGATCGCGATCCCCGGCTATCAGGTGCCGTTCGCCAGCCGCGAGATGCCGATGCCCTACGGCTGGGGCACCGGCGGCGTGCAGGTGACCGCTGCGATCCTCGGCCCCGACGACGTCTTGAAGGTGATCGACCAGGGCTCCGACGACACCACCAATGCGATCTCGATCCGAAAATTCTTCGGCAAGACTGCCGGCGTCGCGACCACGACCTCGACCAATGATGCGACCGTGATCCAGACCCGGCACCGCATTCCCGAGGCCGAGCTGCACGCGGGACAAGTGCTGGTCTATCAGGTGCCGATCCCAGAGCCGCTGCGCTTCCTCGAGCCGCGCGAGACCGAGACGCGGCGCATGCATGCGCTCGCCGAATATGGGCTGATGCATGTCAAGCTCTACGAGGACATCGCGCGCTTCGGCCATATCGCGACCGCCTACGCCTATCCGGTGAAGGTGAACGCGCGCTATGTGATGGACCCGTCGCCGACGCCGAAATTCGACAATCCGAAGATGGACAATTGCGCGGCGCTGCAGCTGTTCGGCGCCGGCCGCGAGAAGCGGATCTATGCGATCCCCCCGTACACCACGGTGGTCTCGCTTGATTTCGAGGACCATCCGTTCACGCGCTACCGCTTCGATGCGCCCTGCGCGCTGTGCGGCGCCGACAATTCCTATCTCGACGAGATCGTCACCGATGATCAGGGCGGGCGGATGTTCGTCTGCTCCGACACCGATTTCTGCGAGCAGCGCCAGGCCGCCGGCCATCACGGCACCGAGAGCGCGGCGCCGCACAAGGAGAAGGCGCATGCCTGA
- the phnH gene encoding phosphonate C-P lyase system protein PhnH, with translation MTTFAELPAGFADKMLSAQSTFRSVMDAMARPGSVQRVAVQAGTPFGVMRGSAAIALTLFDHDTPIWLDPAMSATTDVARWLKFHTSAPVIEDSSVASFALIGDPANLPALERFAFGSNEYPDRSATLILQVDSLTQGPAFELKGPGIDGTALLQAMIKPRDLFERLVINETLFPRGIDVVLVHDDAIVAIPRTTRLVASGV, from the coding sequence ATGACCACGTTCGCCGAACTGCCCGCAGGCTTTGCCGACAAGATGTTGTCGGCGCAATCGACCTTCCGCTCGGTGATGGATGCGATGGCGCGTCCCGGCAGCGTGCAGCGCGTCGCGGTGCAGGCCGGAACGCCGTTCGGCGTGATGCGCGGTTCGGCCGCGATCGCGCTGACCCTGTTCGACCACGACACGCCGATCTGGCTCGATCCTGCGATGTCGGCAACGACTGACGTCGCGAGGTGGCTCAAATTCCACACCAGCGCGCCCGTGATTGAGGATTCCTCGGTCGCGAGCTTCGCGCTGATCGGCGATCCCGCGAATTTGCCGGCGCTCGAGCGCTTCGCGTTCGGCAGCAACGAATATCCGGATCGCTCGGCCACGCTGATCCTGCAGGTCGACAGCCTGACGCAGGGGCCGGCGTTCGAGCTGAAGGGCCCCGGCATCGACGGCACGGCGCTGCTGCAGGCGATGATCAAGCCGCGCGACCTGTTCGAGCGGCTCGTCATCAACGAGACTTTGTTTCCGCGCGGCATCGATGTCGTGCTGGTCCATGACGATGCCATTGTGGCGATCCCGCGCACCACGCGGCTGGTCGCAAGCGGAGTGTGA
- the phnG gene encoding phosphonate C-P lyase system protein PhnG — protein sequence MGITERNSKEAQRKAAMAVLAHSGAADIAVRLAELAVPAHENLRTPENGLVMLRGRIGGDGAPFNLGEATVSRAAVRLSTGEVGFGYTLGRDSQKAQMIALCDAMAQSSDFSAEVEAKVIAPLRAGLATERNRKAEETAATRVDFYTMVRGEG from the coding sequence ATGGGTATCACCGAACGGAACAGCAAAGAGGCGCAGCGCAAGGCTGCGATGGCAGTGCTGGCGCATTCCGGCGCCGCCGACATCGCAGTCCGTCTCGCCGAGCTCGCGGTGCCCGCGCATGAGAACCTGCGCACGCCGGAAAACGGCCTCGTGATGCTGCGCGGGCGGATCGGCGGCGACGGCGCGCCGTTCAATCTCGGCGAGGCGACGGTGTCGCGCGCGGCGGTGCGGCTTTCGACCGGCGAGGTCGGGTTCGGCTACACGCTCGGTCGCGATTCACAGAAGGCGCAGATGATCGCGCTATGCGACGCCATGGCGCAATCGTCGGATTTCTCCGCCGAGGTGGAGGCGAAGGTGATCGCGCCGCTGCGCGCGGGCCTAGCCACCGAACGCAATCGCAAGGCCGAAGAGACCGCGGCGACGCGGGTCGATTTCTACACCATGGTGCGCGGCGAGGGATGA
- a CDS encoding carbon-phosphorus lyase complex subunit PhnI, translated as MYVAVKGGERAIENAHRLLAHERRGDRDVAEVTLAQISEQLSLGVDRVMTEGSLYDRELAALAIKQARGDMIEAIFLVRAFRATLPRFGASEPVDTGEMQVRRRISSTFKDIPGGQILGPTFDYTHRLLDPQLAEGFVPDEPATAAAPQTLAPRVTDILGRDGLIESSPQAEPDAPVGDLTREPLGFPADRDLRLQNLARGDEGFLLALGYSTQRGYGRNHPFAGEIRFGEVEVEFFAEDAGFAVPLGSIGLTECQMVNQFKGSATEAPCFTRGYGLAFGQSERKTMSMALVDRALRACELDEEVRSPAQDEEFVMSHSDNVQATGFVEHLKLPHYVDFQSELGLLRKLRREFAEANEAPDMQEAAE; from the coding sequence ATGTATGTAGCCGTCAAGGGAGGCGAACGCGCCATCGAGAACGCCCACCGCCTGCTCGCGCATGAGCGGCGCGGCGACCGCGACGTGGCCGAGGTGACGCTGGCGCAGATTTCCGAGCAACTCTCGCTCGGTGTCGATCGCGTCATGACCGAGGGCTCGCTGTACGACCGCGAGCTTGCGGCGCTCGCGATCAAGCAGGCGCGCGGCGACATGATCGAGGCGATCTTCCTGGTCCGCGCCTTCCGCGCCACCCTGCCGCGGTTCGGCGCCAGCGAGCCGGTCGACACCGGCGAGATGCAGGTGCGGCGGCGCATCTCCTCGACCTTCAAGGACATTCCAGGCGGCCAGATCCTGGGGCCGACCTTCGATTACACCCATCGCCTGCTCGATCCGCAGCTCGCGGAAGGCTTTGTGCCGGACGAGCCGGCGACGGCGGCGGCACCGCAGACGCTGGCGCCGCGGGTGACCGACATCCTCGGCCGCGACGGCCTGATCGAATCCTCGCCGCAGGCCGAGCCGGACGCGCCGGTCGGCGATCTCACGCGCGAACCGCTCGGCTTTCCCGCCGACCGGGACCTGCGGCTGCAGAATCTGGCGCGCGGCGACGAGGGTTTTCTGCTCGCGCTCGGCTACTCAACACAGCGTGGCTATGGCCGCAACCATCCGTTCGCCGGCGAGATCCGCTTCGGCGAGGTCGAGGTCGAGTTCTTTGCCGAGGACGCAGGCTTTGCCGTGCCGCTTGGTTCGATCGGACTGACCGAGTGCCAGATGGTCAACCAGTTCAAGGGGTCGGCGACCGAAGCGCCGTGCTTCACCCGCGGCTACGGCCTGGCCTTCGGGCAGAGCGAGCGTAAGACCATGTCGATGGCGCTGGTCGACCGCGCGTTGCGCGCCTGCGAGCTCGACGAGGAAGTGAGGTCACCGGCACAGGACGAGGAGTTCGTGATGTCGCACTCCGACAACGTGCAGGCGACCGGCTTCGTCGAGCATCTCAAGCTGCCGCATTATGTCGACTTCCAGTCCGAGCTCGGCCTGTTGCGCAAGCTGCGGCGGGAGTTCGCCGAAGCGAACGAGGCTCCGGACATGCAGGAGGCCGCGGAATGA
- the phnL gene encoding phosphonate C-P lyase system protein PhnL, whose amino-acid sequence MTAMIELADAQKTFTMHLQGGVELPVVHGVSFHVEPGECVVLSGPSGAGKSSILKMIFGNYRCDSGRIGIRHHGTVIDLAIAEPRQVLSVRRSTIGYVSQFLRAVPRVATIDVVAEPLIANGVAREEARARAGQLLRRLNIPERLWSLPPSTFSGGEQQRVNIARGFISDLPILLLDEPTASLDAANRAVVVELIAEKKTKGVAVVAIVHDDEIRHLIADRIVDVTSFAAAA is encoded by the coding sequence ATGACCGCGATGATCGAACTCGCCGACGCCCAGAAGACCTTCACCATGCATCTGCAGGGTGGCGTCGAGCTGCCGGTGGTGCACGGCGTCTCGTTCCATGTCGAGCCGGGCGAATGCGTGGTGCTGTCGGGTCCGTCAGGCGCCGGCAAATCGTCCATTCTCAAGATGATCTTCGGTAATTACCGCTGCGACAGCGGCCGGATCGGCATCCGCCACCATGGCACGGTGATCGACCTCGCCATCGCTGAGCCGCGCCAGGTGCTGAGCGTGCGCCGCTCGACCATCGGCTATGTCAGCCAGTTCCTGCGCGCCGTGCCGCGGGTCGCGACGATCGACGTCGTCGCGGAACCGCTGATCGCGAACGGCGTCGCACGCGAGGAGGCCCGCGCACGCGCCGGCCAATTGCTGCGCCGGCTCAACATTCCGGAGCGGCTGTGGTCGCTGCCGCCCTCGACCTTCTCCGGCGGCGAGCAGCAGCGCGTCAACATCGCGCGCGGCTTCATTTCCGACCTGCCGATCCTGCTGCTGGATGAGCCGACCGCCTCGCTCGATGCGGCCAATCGCGCCGTCGTGGTCGAGCTGATCGCCGAGAAAAAGACCAAGGGCGTCGCTGTTGTCGCGATCGTCCATGACGACGAAATCCGCCATCTGATCGCCGACCGCATCGTCGACGTGACCTCGTTCGCCGCTGCCGCCTGA
- the phnK gene encoding phosphonate C-P lyase system protein PhnK has translation MPEPSHLDHDQPLLVADGLAKNYGQLVACRDISFALYPGEVLAIVGESGSGKSTLLQLLSAQLAPSAGRVSYRMRDGVLRDLAELSEAERRFLYRTDWGFVHQDPAQGLRMAVSAGANVGERLMAVGWNHYGKIRDTASTWLDRVEIDVGRIDDAPKTYSGGMRQRLQIARNLVTEPRLVFMDEPTGGLDVSVQARLLDLMRNLVSELGLAAIVVTHDLAVARLLSHRVMVMKGGRVIETGLTDQVLDDPREPYTQLLVSSILPP, from the coding sequence ATGCCTGAGCCGTCCCACCTCGATCACGACCAGCCGCTGCTGGTCGCCGACGGGCTCGCCAAGAACTACGGCCAGTTGGTGGCCTGTCGCGACATCTCGTTCGCGCTCTATCCGGGCGAAGTGCTGGCGATCGTCGGCGAGTCCGGTTCGGGCAAGTCGACGCTGCTGCAGCTGCTGTCGGCGCAGCTCGCGCCGAGCGCGGGCCGCGTGTCGTATCGGATGCGCGACGGCGTGCTGCGCGATCTCGCCGAGCTCAGCGAAGCCGAGCGGCGCTTTTTGTATCGCACCGACTGGGGCTTCGTGCACCAGGATCCCGCGCAGGGGCTGCGTATGGCAGTTTCCGCCGGCGCCAATGTCGGCGAGCGGCTGATGGCGGTCGGTTGGAATCACTACGGCAAGATCCGCGATACCGCGTCGACCTGGCTCGATCGGGTCGAGATCGATGTCGGCCGCATCGATGATGCGCCAAAAACCTATTCCGGCGGCATGCGGCAGCGGCTGCAGATCGCGCGCAACCTGGTCACCGAGCCGCGGCTGGTGTTCATGGATGAGCCGACCGGTGGCCTCGACGTCTCGGTGCAGGCGCGCCTGCTCGACCTGATGCGCAATCTCGTCAGCGAGCTCGGCCTCGCCGCCATCGTCGTCACCCACGATCTCGCCGTCGCGCGGCTGCTGTCGCATCGGGTGATGGTGATGAAGGGCGGCCGCGTCATCGAGACCGGCCTGACCGATCAGGTGCTCGACGATCCGCGCGAGCCCTATACGCAACTGCTCGTTTCCTCGATCCTTCCGCCATGA
- the phnF gene encoding phosphonate metabolism transcriptional regulator PhnF, translating into MSMQESSGVALWRQVADGIERGIADGRFAAGEKLPGEMEIAETYRVNRHTVRRALAALAERGLVRAERGSGTYVETQRLAYPLRSRTRFSEIVGAGGHEPRGQLIDASSDVADRDIARTLGLKIGAPLIRIEAVRLADRTPICVSTTWLSADRFPDAGNVFANVRSMTKLLAHYDVKDYRRASTRITAAIADAADAARLELPLGRPVLVVDATDVDPAGQPLVTKRSRFAAERVEFLVENS; encoded by the coding sequence ATGAGCATGCAGGAAAGTTCCGGCGTCGCCTTGTGGCGGCAGGTCGCCGACGGCATCGAGCGCGGCATTGCCGACGGCCGCTTCGCTGCGGGCGAAAAGCTGCCGGGCGAGATGGAGATCGCCGAGACCTACCGGGTCAACCGCCACACCGTGCGGCGGGCGCTGGCGGCGCTGGCGGAGCGCGGCCTGGTCCGCGCCGAGCGCGGCAGCGGCACCTATGTCGAAACCCAACGGCTCGCGTATCCCTTGCGCTCCCGCACACGATTTTCCGAGATCGTCGGCGCCGGCGGCCACGAGCCGCGCGGGCAGCTGATCGATGCGAGCAGCGACGTCGCCGACCGCGACATCGCGCGCACGCTGGGCTTGAAAATCGGCGCGCCGCTGATCCGGATCGAGGCAGTGCGGCTCGCCGACCGCACGCCGATCTGCGTCTCGACGACCTGGCTGTCAGCCGACCGCTTTCCCGATGCCGGCAATGTGTTCGCCAACGTCCGCTCGATGACCAAGCTGTTGGCGCATTACGACGTGAAGGATTACAGGCGCGCCTCGACCCGGATCACCGCGGCCATCGCCGACGCCGCCGACGCCGCCCGGCTCGAACTGCCGCTCGGCCGTCCCGTGCTGGTGGTCGATGCCACCGACGTCGATCCCGCAGGCCAGCCCCTGGTGACCAAGCGCTCGCGCTTCGCCGCGGAGCGGGTGGAGTTCTTGGTGGAGAATAGCTGA